The Miscanthus floridulus cultivar M001 chromosome 6, ASM1932011v1, whole genome shotgun sequence genomic interval AATAATGAAAGGAAAACAGCTTTTTAAGGAACTGGGGATTAATGATTTTAAGTAGCAAACAAATTCAATAGAGTGACAGACACAAACATGTGAAAAGGAGCAAAGGGTGATGTCCAAAAAGCAGAAAGCGGCATAATATTAATTAGTAAAACTTCATCTCTCAAAAGTCAAAAGTCTTGAAAGGGAATTACTGGGCACAACCCCAAAATATCCTTCAGCCACTCAGCATCTCCAATAAGCAACCCACACGATAGTGAAGAAGCACACGGCACTAAATAACAATTAAATAATGAATGTTGCCGTACGATCTAAGCAGCCAGTGCAGCCGCCTTGTCAAAGTGTTAGGCAAATGAAGGTGATAGTTGATTCAGACTCTGAGCACAGCTAGCTAGTCGGATGGTGAACAAGCTTCATCTAGAAAGAGGAGCACAGGATGCCAGGACCCAAAGTCTGAAACTGAACCGACCCTTCAGAATCTGGCAGTGCAACCACATTGGAGGCGCACAGGACAGGAGCAGACGCCCCAATCTAATCCGGCATGGGGTTCACAGTAGATCCCAGATAGATAACCCCAGGCAAGGCAAGTGAAGAGAAACCTAAATGAATGGTGCTGTAACTGTAAGAAGACGAAGCAAGCAGACCTGCAATGTGAAGAGGCGGTCGTCGatctggacctccttggtgaggaAATCCGCGCCGATGGTGGCCTTGTACTGGTTACTGAACTTGCTGTTGACGTACCTGCGCGCACCAAACCCAGAAATCGGTCCCCGATGAACCATCGCAACAACGAAGTAAAGTGAAATCGAGGGATCGGACAGGGGCGGACTTACTGGTTCATCAGCGAGGTCTTGCCGACCCTGCGAGCAAACGCGGGCGCAAGCAATCAAATGAGCAAACGAACAGACAGACAGCCAGAAAAAATGGGCGCGGAATGgaaaggaaaggggaagggagagggagccgGCCGCACCCGCTGTCGCCGAGGATGATGACCTTGAGGAGCATTCGCCTGCGCGTCGCCATGGTCGCTTGGCGCCGGATCTGGGTCCGCGGACGCGGGCGGATTCGGACGGGGCCGGAGCGTGTGGACGCGGTGCGGACACGGCGACGAGaagcggaggaggaagaggaccCGAGGTGGAGGACGGGATGGGAAATTCCGCCTCGTGTTCTGGGGGATTCGCGTCCGGATTGGTGCGCACTACTTCCTAGGAGTACTCTGCGCTGTTGCCTGCTGGCTTGGGAAGGTCTTCTCTGTTGTTTTCTTTGTCGGGTTGtgcctgcctctgcctctgcctctgcctctgcctgaTTGGTGCGGTGAttgcctctccctccctctctgctGCTGCTGTCGACACGTGTTCTGTTTCTTTTCTGATGGCACACCGCATTCGGTAACAGAACGGATTCTCGTCTTCCCATTCTGTCGTCTGGCCCGGTGCTGTGCATGCAAACCAGCTCAACACATGGTCCTGCACTGTCGTCTCCAAAGGaccgaaaaaagaaaagaaaagaagaaacaaagCTATCTCAACCGAACAAAACATCTCGGTTCTCCCGGCAGCAATCAATCAGCTAGCTAGGTTCTACGTAGGTACGTAGCTAGGAGGACGAGTGGAGGATTTACAGATGCGCGGGGGGCTGCCACGCCTCACGACTCACGACGCCGCGGCCTCGCTGTCGCCGTCTGTCTTCACGCTCCCCGCCGGCTCCTCCGCCTCCTGCGTCGTCCCCTGGTGCCCGTCGCTGCTCGACACCGACGGGTTCTGCCCGTACTCGCTCGTTGGCGTCTGCCCGCTGCTGCTCTGGAGCCCGCTGCCGCCCAGCGCCATCTTCCGGAACTTTTTCAGGTCCTCGTTGTACTGGTTGGTGTCGTAGTCGGACGCCGAGCTGGTGTAGGACCCCATGAACCGGCTGTGCCCGGGCCGCACGCCCTCGTTCAGGTCGTCCAGGGACACGTCGCCTTCCAAGGCCCGGACAACCTGCGTGGATCAGGCACCAAGAGCAGATGATTTCTTCTTAGAATTCATCATCGAAGTAATATGAAACTAGATTAGTCAAAACTAATAGTACAACATGTCCTCATCAATCAAGAAGAAAACGATATAGCAGAGTATACATAAGGTTAGTTGAGCCACTGCCATGGTGAAAACCTAAAGGCTCAAACAGTGTTGGCACCTCTTGTTTGTTACTCCTACTGCATAACTGAATCTAGAGTAACTATAGTATAGACTCTTTAAGAGCAATTTTCACAATTGACTGGAAAACCTTTTTTTGCTACAAGTGAATAAGCATGATAACAAGACTAAAAAAACAGAGTTCAAATACAAGGGCAATAAACTTGCATTGGAGATGGCAAAGCAATTTTTCCTACAAGAGAATAGTTCACTTGTATACCTGACCCATTCGTGGCCGCCGCCGTGAAGAATGGCGAACACATGCAGCTGCGCAGGCTATCATCCTCGACATCTCATTATCAATATACTCACTTCCCAGCCGGGGATCCACTAAAGCATCATGATTACCATCCTCAAATGCTTTTATCATCAAAGGCCTTGCCTGCAGGAGAAACAAATCAGTATAATGAAAGGAAGAAGCACATGTTTACAGTAATGACAAGAGGAATTATCATCTGTAGTTTACATGATGATGAACAGCCTGAGATGAATAGTTAAAATAGTCATATGCAAAGATCAAAACAGGAAAGCCATGAAACCCAATCAAAAAGTGACAAAGGAAACCATTATACCTAAGATAAAAGCATGCAGCTGTTAATTACAGACCTCAATAGTTAATAATAACAATGATATCTAGTCACAGAATTACAGTAAATATTGTCAGATGAAAGGCCCTGGTTTCGGTAGTTAAGGCTTGCTTGTTCTAGCACTGTCTGGCtactctgtttctgctttctgAACTTTCTAAACTGTTATATTTCAGTTACTCTGTTAATGGAAATGGGGAAATCCTCGGTTCTAAAAAAAGTGGAAGAAATGAGTTGACCCTGTTAACCACAGTACTGTGTAGTGTGTACTGAAAATTCAAATTAGTTTCCACGCACGCTTACCCAGTCAACCAAGTTATCATCTGCCTGTCTTGAATTTACAGGGCGCCGCCCAGTTATTAGCTCAAGAAGCATTACTCCAAAAGAGAAGACATCTGATTTCTCAGTGAGCTTGCCAGAAGCAGCATACTCAGGTGCTAGGTACCTATGAGGAGTAAGAGATTTAACACAGCAATTTGATATGGTAGACCCTGTATGTCTATTGTGTACACAGATAACCATGGTAGGTCTTATGTTTTGAAACAATAAAAACAAAATGAGATGATATTACACCCTAAGACTGAACATACCCAAATGTGCCCATTACTCTGGTTGAAATATGGGTGTTTGTATCAGAAGTGAATTTTGCAAGTCCAAAATCTGCCACCTGCAAAGAAAGGCACTTAGCAAATTACACTAGCGCATATGTTTGTGATAGTAAGTTAGTAGGTTCACATCAACTATTTAATGTGACTGGTAATAATTGTACATCTGTTTGTCAAAACATTATGTCATCTGAATATAATCATCTCAACTAGCCTTAAAAGCTTAGCCTAGTTCAATTGTATAGAAGTTTCTAGTCTAGTGCCATTCAAGGAACAATGACAAGTCCATGGAGAAAGTATGTTACCCCTTAGGAAAAGGAAGGGAAACGGAGAAAGTAGAGGATACCTTAGCTTCAAATCTTAGATCAAGAAGAATATTTGAGGCCTTTATGTCACGATGAATGATCTTAGGATGGCCTATGGAGTGAAAGCAGAATAAAATCAGTATAGAATAGCTACTTGCCCATCCAAAAGCGAAAAAGAAAGCTCAAAGCATAAGAAGTAGCTATGGCTGAGCTCACAATCTTCATGAAGATATGCCAATCCCTTCGCAGAACCCAGAGCAATTTTTAGTCTTGTCGGCCAATCCAAGGTTGGTCTGCCTCTTCCTGAAACAAAGGATAAGATAACCCTCAGCATGTGCTCAAGGAACAAAAACCAAAAGGGTATAGCAGATGGTATGACAGATGCGTGTGGACGTGTGGTCCAAGCAAAATGTTCAGGATTTATATCAGAAGTGGTTGAGAAACTATCAGCGTCAGAAATCATTTTCCATCTTTAGCACAAGCTCAGCCATTGCATTGAATGGGGACATCTTCTTGTCTTTTCTAATACTCCTAACAATTTGACAGGCTGAATGAATATAACATATAATTCAAACTAAAGAAAAGAGTAGCATTAAAGTTAGTAGCTTCCAGGGATGGGTTTGTTTGTGGCTACTGTTATGGCTTGACGAAATTCTCGAATACATAGGAGAGGCAGGTTGCTATAATGCACTTTAACAAATCAAAATTCCTATAGTACTCAATTATTCTGAGCAAGCAAAAACATATCCTAAGTATACATTTTAGGTTGCTTCGGTGAAAAGGAATGACAAAATATTCAACAATTGTTGTATATGTGTACCTTGATTTCACAAGTTTCCCGTTGCAAATCATCAGTACTTTTTACTAGGATACTTTAGTGTATGACGATACATGTATTAGCTACGACATGTGGCTGCTAAATATGGAAAACAATATTACATATTTTCTAAGGTGCCTTTGAGAGATCATACAAAGCATTTTGAACAAGATGAAGTAATTACAGTGCAGAAACAGGAAGAGAACATACCATGTAAGTGGAATTCCAATGTATTGTTTGGAACAAACTCGTAGACGAGCAACCTGTTGGCTCCAGAAATGCAATAGCCGACCAAGGAGACAAGATGTTTGTGATGTACTCTGCTGATAATCTCAACCTCTGCCTGGAACTCGCGCTCTCCCTGGCCACTTCCATCTCTTAATTGCTTCACGGCAACCTCTGTGCCATTTGGAAGCACTCCTTTGTGAACAAACCCAAAACCGCCTTGCCCCAGCAGATTAGCATCAGAAAACCCATTGGTTGCCATCATCAGCTGCTCGTAAGTGAATGTACTCCTTGAAAAGCTAAGGGCAGTTCCAGGCGACAGCGGAGGGTGGCTCTCACCACCTGAGTGATTCGAAGCGGAGCCACTGCTATGTACATTAAGCGGGGGAGGCGGAGGGGTAGGATGTGAATTAATCTTGATTACATGGTCAGGTGGTGGTGGAGGGGCATTATGCTGCCAGTTTTGGTACTGATCCCCTGAAGCAAGACAGTCGtgactttaaataaaaaatatgATGGAGAAAGAAATCCCACATGAAAACTTCCAATGCAGAATAAAATGAAGAAATAAAGGTTAAAGTAAACGCATTCACATGATGATGGTGAAACCCAGAATTGGAAAAAATTATTTCCCTCGTGACTTGACTTGAAACCTTGTGAATTCCATGATttccgcgccccccccccccccccccccccccccaaaaaaaaaaaatcactaacCATGTGGAGTGCTATAAGTTTTTTGCTGTAAAAATTCACCCTCTTGATTATGTAGATTGTAGAACGTAGACGAACATCGACATGACCAATATTCCACACTAAACTTAGGCCCATGATTCCAGTGACCCACATTATGCGACAAAACCTCCAAAAGTAAAAAAATCGGTCAATGTTTTTTTAGTCATCAATCACACATGGCATACATGCCGGCATGCCGCCAGCAGTAGCCACATCTCGCACGCACCAAAATAAAAATCCTCGAGAGAAACAAAACCACGATTGTGCTGCGCATCAAAACCCACAAAACACATTCACAATTCGCCCTGGTATGGTACCAGAGAATACAGCACGATTATGCTAGGTGATGCCGAAGCAAAACCACGATTATGGTAAGCAGAGAAGCAAAACGACATTTGTGCTGTGCATCAAAACCCACAAAACACATTCAATTCGCCCTGGTAGTAGAGAACACAGCACAATTATAGCAGGTGATGGCGACGTGACACCTGTTCGGGAAGCGTAACAGAGGTGGCGGCAGCTCACCtttgtgcggcggcggcggaggcggaggcggcggcgggtggcCGTAGTAGTGCATGAGgtggggcggcggcggtggcgggggcgggtggtggtggtgccgccgctgcctcctcttGTTGCTCCTGAAGAGGCAGAGGCAGAACAGGCTGCCGAGGAGCAGCACGGCGAAGCCGCCGACCGCGATCCCCACCACGACGGACGTGGTGAGTCCCGACCcggaggaggacggcgacggcggcgaggccgaggccggcgTCGCCCTGCCGTGCGCGGGGAGCGCGGCCGCGTTCGGggacagcgtcgcggggggcgtcCCAGGCGGCGCTGGAGAGTCGGTGGAGGGCGGCGCGGGAGCGGTGGGGGGAGCGAGCGCTGGCGTCGGTgtcgtgggcgtgggcgtggacgGGGGCGTCGGGGAGGTGGGAGAGGAGGagttggacggcggcggcggcgcggccgtaCCGTTGGCCGGCGAGGCGGGCGGGGAAGTGGCCGGCGGCGACGACGATGGCGAGGACGACATCGCGTCTGGTCCCCTCGTGCGCGGTGGCTCGCGCGAGCTTCCTTGCTGCGCACTCATACGATGCGGATGCTCGGCGAGCTAGTGGTGCGCTGCTTGCTTTTTGGTGGCTGGTGGCTGGTGGGGGGAGGGGAATTTGGAGGCCTGCGCCTGCGCGGATCGGACGGGAAGGAATGCGACCCGGGTCCGGGCCGCGAGACGGCGAGAGGGGAAGGGAGGAGCTGCAGGAGCGCTCGCAcggctgcacctgcacctgcacctgccgCCGGGCACTGGCTGGCTGGGGAGTAGTGGAGTGTACTGGTGCGGGGTGTAGCCGGACGCGAGCGACGTGACGGGGAATAAATAAAAGCGCGAGGGGAATCGGccggaggaagaggagggagccCGCGGGCCGGACTTGCGTTGCGTGGGATTGCGAGCCAACCAGCCAGCAACGGAAAGCGTGACACGGCGGGCGGCGCTGGTGTTCACGCACgcggcccgcccgcccgcccggcctACCCGCGCTTTCCGGTGCGACCCTCCCCCGCTCTCCACGCGCCTCCTGCTGACCGGTGGGTCGTGCTACCACTGGGCCCCTCGCGTCAGTGGCGTACATAGTTGCGTAACAGACGgagacggcggtggtggtggtcgcGTTACAGCTGCGGGACCCAATGGCGCGGCTCCGGTCAGGACGCCTCCCGCGTCGCCACGGCGTGATGTTACTTGATGACGGTGACATTGGTGTAGCAGATCCGAAGCCCGCAAATTTGGTCCGACACGAGCACGGCCTGACCCGATGGAGTACGGgcccgggctggcacggcccgatgTAGCAGGCTAGGCCTAGGCCTTACCCTAGGCACGGCCTGGCCTTCAACGACCGGCCCGGTAGCGGCCCGTTAACACCCCCGTCCAGTCGCAGTCGGCCGGCTGGCCCCAATGGCTCCCCGcggtcgcccccccccccccacccccctcaTATAAAAGCGGGAGGCCGCGGCGCTCCCTTAGTCCCTTCCCTCACCTCGAAACCCTAAATCATTTCCTGATTT includes:
- the LOC136461500 gene encoding proline-rich receptor-like protein kinase PERK1, with the protein product MSAQQGSSREPPRTRGPDAMSSSPSSSPPATSPPASPANGTAAPPPPSNSSSPTSPTPPSTPTPTTPTPALAPPTAPAPPSTDSPAPPGTPPATLSPNAAALPAHGRATPASASPPSPSSSGSGLTTSVVVGIAVGGFAVLLLGSLFCLCLFRSNKRRQRRHHHHPPPPPPPPHLMHYYGHPPPPPPPPPPHKGDQYQNWQHNAPPPPPDHVIKINSHPTPPPPPLNVHSSGSASNHSGGESHPPLSPGTALSFSRSTFTYEQLMMATNGFSDANLLGQGGFGFVHKGVLPNGTEVAVKQLRDGSGQGEREFQAEVEIISRVHHKHLVSLVGYCISGANRLLVYEFVPNNTLEFHLHGRGRPTLDWPTRLKIALGSAKGLAYLHEDCHPKIIHRDIKASNILLDLRFEAKVADFGLAKFTSDTNTHISTRVMGTFGYLAPEYAASGKLTEKSDVFSFGVMLLELITGRRPVNSRQADDNLVDWARPLMIKAFEDGNHDALVDPRLGSEYIDNEMSRMIACAAACVRHSSRRRPRMGQVVRALEGDVSLDDLNEGVRPGHSRFMGSYTSSASDYDTNQYNEDLKKFRKMALGGSGLQSSSGQTPTSEYGQNPSVSSSDGHQGTTQEAEEPAGSVKTDGDSEAAAS